In the genome of bacterium, one region contains:
- a CDS encoding radical SAM protein, with amino-acid sequence MISKPLRAAFLEPKPPNPHIFSLYALPRLGGVLLATLLHQKGWDVQVFVEEVDEIDFDQLLKADLVGISTITSTAPRAYAMADEIRKAGIPVVLGGPHVSFLPDEGLEHADMVVRGEGEVPILALAQSFEGDHDISQVPGLSWQINGRTVHNPLPEKLVDLDDLPPPDLSLIHGYKKMNSLASRVIPIQTTRGCPYNCDFCSVTEMFGQKLRKRSPEKIVRELAEYRRLGRLAFIYDDNFTADKTHAREICRLIIEADLDMDWSTQVRLETARDTELLKLMHRAGCRTVFIGFESVNQEALTKTNKSQSVDEMAGAVRAFRKAHINVHGMFIYGLDSEGPLDFDATLQFAMRTPITTAQFLILTPFPGTEQLERLTREDRILLTDWSLYDGHHVVFAPRLISPPQLQNEQVRSHWRFYSWPRSLVNLLKLKFMRTAVFLYARRINARWHRQNRFYLQALKLFSKSGSFAFSPDSKQRHSDIHQAMEKARIRLESEGT; translated from the coding sequence ATGATCTCAAAGCCTTTGCGGGCTGCTTTCCTCGAACCGAAACCCCCGAACCCCCATATTTTTTCCCTTTACGCCCTTCCGCGACTGGGGGGAGTGCTTCTGGCCACCCTGCTTCACCAAAAGGGGTGGGATGTCCAGGTGTTTGTGGAAGAGGTGGACGAAATCGATTTTGACCAGTTGCTCAAGGCTGATCTCGTGGGCATTTCAACCATCACATCCACGGCTCCCAGAGCCTACGCTATGGCCGACGAGATCCGCAAGGCCGGGATCCCCGTTGTTCTGGGGGGCCCACACGTTTCTTTTTTGCCGGATGAAGGGCTCGAACACGCAGACATGGTGGTCCGGGGTGAGGGCGAAGTTCCGATCCTGGCGCTGGCTCAGTCTTTTGAGGGTGATCACGACATTTCCCAGGTGCCAGGCCTTTCCTGGCAAATAAACGGCCGAACAGTCCATAACCCTCTTCCCGAAAAACTGGTAGATCTGGACGACCTTCCTCCACCCGATCTTTCCCTGATCCATGGCTACAAAAAAATGAACTCCCTGGCCAGCAGGGTCATCCCCATCCAGACAACCAGAGGGTGTCCCTACAACTGCGATTTTTGTTCGGTCACCGAAATGTTCGGCCAGAAACTGCGCAAGCGCAGCCCGGAAAAGATCGTCAGGGAACTTGCAGAATACCGCCGCCTGGGCAGGTTGGCCTTTATCTATGACGACAACTTCACCGCGGACAAAACCCATGCCCGGGAGATCTGCAGACTCATCATCGAAGCTGATCTGGACATGGACTGGAGCACCCAGGTGAGGCTGGAAACCGCCCGTGACACGGAGCTCCTGAAGCTCATGCACCGGGCCGGATGCAGGACCGTTTTTATCGGGTTCGAATCAGTGAACCAGGAAGCCCTCACCAAGACCAACAAGTCCCAGTCGGTGGATGAAATGGCTGGCGCTGTCAGGGCCTTTCGCAAGGCCCACATCAATGTCCACGGAATGTTCATATACGGCCTGGACTCCGAAGGACCTTTAGACTTCGACGCAACGCTGCAGTTCGCCATGAGAACACCCATCACCACTGCCCAGTTTCTCATCCTGACACCCTTCCCGGGAACCGAACAGCTGGAGCGCTTAACCCGGGAAGACCGGATCCTCCTCACCGACTGGAGCCTATACGACGGGCACCATGTCGTGTTCGCCCCCAGGCTGATCAGCCCCCCACAGCTCCAGAATGAACAGGTGCGGTCACACTGGCGATTTTACTCCTGGCCACGAAGTCTGGTTAACCTGTTAAAATTAAAGTTCATGCGCACGGCGGTCTTTCTTTACGCAAGGCGCATCAACGCGCGGTGGCACCGGCAGAACCGTTTCTATCTGCAGGCGTTAAAACTCTTTTCCAAAAGCGGGTCTTTTGCTTTCAGCCCTGACTCAAAACAGCGGCATTCTGATATCCATCAGGCCATGGAAAAGGCGCGAATTAGATTGGAAAGTGAGGGAACATAG
- a CDS encoding YaiI/YqxD family protein, giving the protein MIYIDADACPVKEETYKVADRYSVPVCVVANSWMRTPHNDRVTLEVVPGNFDAADDWIADRAGPGDIVVTGDIPLAARCIDAGARVLGTRGEEFTEAAIGDALAMRALKDHLRQTGEITGGPPPMDKKFRSRFLAKLDEMINALR; this is encoded by the coding sequence ATGATCTATATCGATGCTGATGCATGTCCCGTCAAGGAGGAGACCTATAAAGTAGCTGACCGTTACTCTGTGCCGGTCTGTGTGGTTGCCAACAGCTGGATGAGAACACCCCACAACGACCGGGTGACCCTGGAGGTGGTCCCCGGTAATTTTGATGCTGCCGATGACTGGATCGCAGACCGTGCCGGACCGGGGGATATCGTTGTCACCGGTGACATTCCCCTGGCAGCCCGCTGTATCGATGCTGGCGCCAGAGTTCTGGGCACCAGGGGGGAAGAGTTCACAGAAGCGGCCATCGGGGACGCCCTTGCCATGCGGGCACTGAAGGATCACCTGCGTCAGACAGGCGAGATCACCGGCGGACCGCCTCCCATGGATAAAAAGTTTCGCTCCCGGTTCCTGGCCAAGCTCGACGAGATGATCAACGCCCTGCGGTAG
- a CDS encoding alkylphosphonate utilization protein, with protein sequence MEVKDSNGNILNDGDSVQVIKDLKVKGSSTTLKRGQVFKNIRLTSKSGEIECGSGKSTVVLKTEFCKKV encoded by the coding sequence ATGGAAGTAAAAGACAGCAACGGAAACATTCTCAACGATGGAGATTCGGTTCAGGTGATCAAGGACCTGAAGGTTAAGGGTTCTTCCACCACCCTCAAGAGGGGACAGGTGTTTAAGAACATCCGCCTCACTTCCAAAAGCGGGGAGATCGAGTGCGGCAGCGGGAAAAGCACTGTCGTCCTGAAGACCGAATTTTGTAAAAAAGTCTGA
- a CDS encoding thioesterase — MEKIYSQVYTVRNYELGPYQAAHVRTLLDYLGETADSHMRELGVSIQDLLEKDLLWVLVGYRLKVSRYPQAGEKVTVNTWYPGRQKRFYLRDFEVLDADGGPIAAATTSWALIDAVKRRPVTNDKALPDLPVLDRRAIEEGIEHIPPADSPRRGDPFTVPSSCLDMYRHVNHVFYIQWALDSVLPGIEKGVLPFSIEAVFKGETIAGDQLVVALQSTKKEGTWLHSIIRECDDTELTRLRTKWGKDN, encoded by the coding sequence ATGGAGAAAATTTACTCTCAGGTTTACACTGTTCGCAACTATGAGTTGGGTCCCTACCAGGCGGCCCACGTGCGGACATTGCTGGACTACCTTGGGGAGACGGCCGACTCCCACATGCGGGAGCTGGGAGTGTCAATCCAGGACCTGCTGGAAAAGGACCTTCTCTGGGTTCTGGTAGGCTATCGTTTAAAGGTAAGCAGGTATCCTCAAGCAGGTGAAAAGGTCACCGTCAACACCTGGTACCCGGGCCGTCAGAAACGGTTTTACCTGCGGGATTTTGAAGTTCTGGATGCTGATGGGGGCCCCATTGCCGCTGCGACGACATCCTGGGCGCTCATTGACGCGGTGAAGAGACGCCCTGTAACCAACGATAAGGCTCTCCCGGACCTTCCTGTCCTGGACAGAAGGGCTATCGAAGAGGGTATCGAGCACATTCCACCCGCGGACTCACCCCGCAGGGGTGACCCCTTCACTGTCCCTTCCAGCTGCCTGGACATGTACAGGCACGTCAACCACGTGTTCTACATCCAGTGGGCACTGGATTCTGTTTTGCCGGGGATCGAGAAGGGGGTCCTCCCTTTCTCCATTGAGGCTGTTTTCAAAGGGGAGACCATCGCGGGGGACCAGCTGGTTGTTGCCCTTCAGTCCACCAAAAAAGAGGGTACCTGGCTGCACTCCATAATCAGGGAGTGTGACGATACAGAGTTGACCCGGCTGAGGACGAAATGGGGGAAAGATAATTAG
- a CDS encoding cupin domain-containing protein: MKITKVADAPVHPNPHGVDARKLYDTEHAQAVVLTLEPGQQLKKHITPVDAIFFVLEGRGTVEVGDEKVEVGPDTLIDSPANIAHCWYNEGDVTLRVLVVKVPRQEGPSKML, encoded by the coding sequence ATGAAGATCACTAAAGTAGCGGACGCACCAGTTCACCCGAACCCTCACGGAGTTGACGCACGGAAATTGTACGACACCGAGCACGCCCAGGCTGTCGTCCTCACCCTGGAGCCGGGTCAACAGCTTAAAAAGCACATCACTCCTGTGGATGCGATATTTTTCGTCCTCGAGGGCCGGGGGACCGTAGAAGTTGGCGATGAAAAGGTGGAGGTGGGTCCGGATACGCTCATAGACAGCCCGGCGAACATTGCTCACTGCTGGTACAATGAAGGTGATGTGACCCTGCGTGTCCTCGTGGTAAAGGTGCCCAGGCAGGAGGGGCCGAGCAAAATGCTTTAA
- a CDS encoding DUF296 domain-containing protein — translation MRADHGRIFMGRLPFEGDLLGSLTTVCLNENIQFGWLSVIGAVSSGVLGYYRQDEREYMECFSLEKGLEIVSCTGSVSLRDGEVFLHAHATLADEQGRCYGGHLMPGTRIFAAEYYIIELPGEPLRREFDAETGLAMWPVK, via the coding sequence TTGCGCGCAGATCATGGAAGGATATTCATGGGCAGGCTTCCCTTTGAAGGTGACCTTCTCGGTTCACTGACAACGGTTTGCCTGAATGAGAACATCCAGTTCGGGTGGTTGTCGGTGATAGGGGCTGTGTCCTCCGGTGTCCTGGGATATTACAGACAGGATGAACGGGAATACATGGAATGCTTCAGCCTGGAAAAAGGTCTCGAGATCGTCTCCTGTACGGGCAGCGTTTCCCTCAGGGACGGCGAAGTCTTTTTACATGCGCACGCTACCCTGGCTGATGAACAGGGCCGCTGTTATGGCGGACACCTGATGCCCGGCACGAGGATCTTTGCCGCGGAATACTACATCATTGAACTGCCAGGCGAACCTCTCAGGCGCGAGTTTGATGCTGAAACCGGCCTCGCAATGTGGCCGGTAAAATAG
- a CDS encoding tautomerase family protein, translating to MPVIIFEAGNKMTLEKKRELIRELTDAAVRVTGLGAPAFTVYIHENPHDNIGVGGELLTEILARRD from the coding sequence ATGCCGGTGATCATTTTTGAAGCGGGGAATAAGATGACCCTGGAAAAGAAGAGGGAGCTTATCCGGGAGTTGACGGATGCCGCCGTCAGGGTCACCGGGCTCGGCGCGCCTGCCTTTACCGTCTATATCCACGAGAACCCACACGACAACATCGGTGTGGGTGGAGAGCTGCTCACTGAGATCCTTGCCAGGAGGGACTGA
- a CDS encoding DUF2183 domain-containing protein — MKRSEHLFRVLPIAVLLSAVFALGLFPMLSPAGASDLKADEEVIFFPTAAYLNPESNRWVIPVHGWVFEPEEDSIWRSVFVETLLQWLELRPDWVDDEIFRSRARMFLVDNERGKTYDLRSAGLAFTTLSSGPEGHFGQTVEIDRDRTARHQEGSWLPFEVVSRISGGRKREGRVQLIPPRGLSVISDLDDTIKISGVLDKEELLENTFLKEFQSVPGMPEVYQSWAKEGAVFHYVSASPWQLYPPLADFMSSEGFPPGSFTLRSFRIKDRTFFNLFASPEETKIPIIESILSHYPGRRFILVGDSGEKDPEVYGQIARSHSDQVVRIFIRNVQDSDMSKKRLERAFRDVGPDRWKVFKDAGELRGVMIEE, encoded by the coding sequence ATGAAAAGATCCGAACATTTATTTCGTGTGCTGCCCATTGCGGTGTTGCTGTCCGCGGTTTTTGCCCTGGGCCTCTTTCCCATGCTTTCGCCGGCCGGGGCATCAGACCTCAAGGCTGACGAAGAGGTCATTTTTTTTCCCACCGCCGCTTACTTGAACCCCGAAAGCAATCGTTGGGTCATCCCTGTCCACGGATGGGTGTTCGAGCCCGAGGAGGACTCCATCTGGAGGTCCGTCTTTGTGGAGACGCTCCTCCAATGGCTGGAACTTCGACCGGACTGGGTCGATGATGAGATATTCCGCAGCAGGGCAAGAATGTTCCTCGTGGACAATGAGCGCGGAAAGACCTATGACCTTCGATCTGCCGGCCTCGCTTTCACGACCCTCTCGTCGGGGCCGGAAGGCCATTTCGGGCAGACAGTGGAGATAGACCGGGACAGAACGGCCAGGCATCAGGAAGGAAGCTGGCTTCCTTTTGAGGTCGTTTCGAGAATATCAGGCGGCAGGAAGCGAGAGGGACGGGTTCAGTTGATCCCTCCCAGGGGCCTGTCGGTGATATCGGATCTTGACGACACGATCAAGATAAGCGGGGTCCTGGATAAGGAAGAGCTTTTGGAAAACACTTTCCTGAAAGAGTTTCAATCGGTTCCGGGGATGCCGGAAGTCTACCAAAGCTGGGCCAAAGAGGGGGCGGTCTTCCACTACGTGTCCGCCTCTCCCTGGCAGCTTTACCCTCCTCTCGCGGACTTCATGTCCAGCGAAGGGTTCCCCCCCGGCAGCTTTACCCTGAGGAGCTTCAGGATAAAGGACCGGACCTTTTTCAACCTCTTCGCCTCACCGGAGGAGACCAAGATCCCAATCATCGAATCCATATTGTCCCATTATCCCGGCAGGCGGTTCATCCTGGTAGGGGATTCGGGCGAAAAGGACCCCGAGGTCTACGGCCAGATCGCAAGGTCCCACTCTGACCAGGTTGTCCGAATTTTCATCAGGAACGTTCAGGACAGCGACATGTCAAAGAAACGGCTGGAGCGAGCTTTCAGAGATGTTGGGCCAGACCGCTGGAAGGTTTTCAAGGATGCCGGGGAACTGCGGGGAGTCATGATCGAGGAATGA
- a CDS encoding ATP-binding protein — protein MLDGGVSLEFVKNIELGREENTLGQASHNGRDYYFYHYEFEPWGWHIVLLKDVSSYSAILERERNIQLGTGMVVLLAALLLYFSLRWNIHRPLRQIVKSLSEQGPLQYTGVDEFEYLSSSIGSIVSSLEEREQFLASVFDSIQDGISILDADLNVVRVNRTMEQWYRHIPSLVGKKCYEVYHGRDSECDNCPSIRTLKTGRSAVELVPRLSTGELKPGLLSARVITSPTRHPDDLQRESEPRHHHGADPRRPLSVFRSFQCRPRGYIKNLAANLFSSYKVGHDRVRLELQVEHTNMVIDTAIPCGIIINELISNALEHGFPDDREGTVTVRFRSIEEKDYYYLEVSDDGIGLPPEVDISSTTTLGMQLVKVIVEQLAGTLEVDREHGLSYKIYFSEYLEAGTILY, from the coding sequence GTGCTGGACGGCGGCGTGTCTCTGGAGTTCGTAAAGAACATTGAGCTCGGGCGTGAGGAAAATACACTGGGGCAGGCTTCCCACAACGGGCGGGATTATTATTTCTACCACTACGAATTTGAGCCGTGGGGCTGGCACATCGTCCTGCTCAAGGATGTTTCTTCCTACTCAGCCATCCTGGAAAGGGAACGGAATATTCAGCTGGGCACAGGCATGGTGGTCCTGCTGGCTGCCCTCCTGCTTTACTTCTCCCTGCGTTGGAATATTCACCGCCCTCTCCGGCAGATCGTTAAATCACTTTCCGAACAGGGGCCGCTCCAGTACACGGGGGTGGATGAGTTTGAATACCTGAGTAGCAGCATCGGGTCCATTGTGTCATCCCTGGAAGAAAGAGAGCAGTTTCTCGCCAGCGTTTTCGACAGCATCCAGGACGGTATCAGCATACTGGACGCAGACCTGAACGTGGTGCGAGTCAACAGGACCATGGAGCAGTGGTACCGGCACATCCCCTCTCTGGTGGGTAAAAAGTGTTACGAGGTTTACCACGGAAGGGACTCCGAGTGCGACAACTGCCCTAGCATAAGAACTCTGAAAACGGGGCGATCGGCGGTGGAACTGGTCCCCAGGCTCTCCACCGGGGAACTTAAACCTGGCCTGCTGTCAGCCAGGGTCATCACATCACCGACCCGGCACCCGGATGATCTACAAAGAGAGTCAGAACCGCGTCATCACCATGGCGCTGATCCACGAAGACCTTTATCAGTCTTCAGATCTTTCCAGTGTAGACCTCGGGGCTATATCAAGAACCTGGCGGCGAACCTTTTCAGCTCTTACAAGGTCGGACATGATCGGGTAAGGCTTGAACTGCAGGTGGAACACACCAATATGGTGATAGATACAGCCATTCCGTGCGGGATTATCATCAACGAACTCATATCCAACGCCCTGGAACACGGATTCCCCGATGACCGCGAAGGAACTGTCACCGTCCGCTTCCGTTCCATAGAGGAGAAGGACTACTACTACCTGGAGGTGTCTGACGACGGCATCGGCCTGCCCCCTGAGGTGGACATTAGCAGCACCACGACTCTCGGGATGCAGCTGGTGAAGGTGATCGTGGAACAGCTGGCCGGCACGCTGGAGGTGGACAGGGAACATGGGCTTTCCTACAAGATCTACTTTTCGGAGTACCTGGAGGCAGGTACTATTCTTTATTGA